gttcccctctccaaccaatgtagcaTAGAAGTGGTAGCATCGGCAGAAAAGGTCAAGTGCTTAGCTAGGCTTTTGGGCatgtttaaatttcaaactagCTGATTGATCAAAATTCCAATGGCCATGAAAATTCTCTTCATCTTTGTTGAGCTCTTGGTCAATGTGAAATGGTAGATGTTATGGgaaatatgcattttaaaaaagataatgcTCTTTTCTTGCCCTGTCTCTTATGAGAGGATTAACACCTATAATGTTATCTAATTAGCAGCTAATGTTCTTGATATCTTAATAAAACTGATTGGCTCATATGTGGCATGTGGTTTGTGACTACAGCCTGCTTGGATCCTGAGAACTTTAAGGAGTTTAAGCTTGTTAAGCGCACGAAGCTGAGCCATAATGTGGCAAAGTTCACTTTTATACTTCCCAAGACCGATTCAATTCTTGGTCTTCCTATTGGACAGCATCTAAGTTGCAGGTTTCATTTTATCCATTATAGCGATACAGCTATGATACTCAGCAGTTAACACACCTAATATTTGGTTCATTTTCCGTCTCTGTTTAAAAACATATGTGCAGGGGAAAGGATAGCCAAGGTGAAGAGGTTATTAAATCTTACACCCCAGTTACCTTGGACTCTGATGTTGGATATTTTGAGCTAGTCATAAAGGTACATATATAAATCTGCTACAGGTTAATGATGCCACATTGATTATCATTATTCCACTTCTGATTCTTATATGATTGTGTGTGTGATTTAGATGTATCCCCAAGGAAGGATGTCGCATCATTTTCGAGAAATGCGTATGGGGGACTTTCTTGCTGTGAAGGGACCAAAGGTATGTCTTCCTTACACACAAACTTTGACAACAGTTTTGGAATGTGTTATTGTTTGAGTGACTGAATTTCCATTGATTTGGATTGAACTCGATAGTGATTGTGATCTGTTAATCTAAATGATGTTTTGTCCTCTCGGTGTTGATTACTTTTTGTATTATCTTTCTTCTGTTGAGATATTGTATTGTTCATGGCGAAGGAGATATACAACATTATTGTATGTTTTAAGTCTTTAATAGCTGTAGGTATATTTTGGTTTTGCGTGTGCTCATGAGAGAGGATGTTagtgtaatggcccaagctcaccgctaccagatattgtcttctttgggttttttctttttagctcccctcaaagtttttaaaacgtgtctgctagggagaggtttccacgtccttataaagaatgcttcattcccctccccaaccgatatgggatctcacaatccatcccccatTTGGggtcagcgtccttgctggtagtcgtttccttttccaatcaatgtgggaccctccaatccatCCTTCTTCAAGGTCCAACGTCgttgctgacacaccgccttgtgtctacccctttcgaAGCtcacctcctcgctggcacactgccttgtgtccatcccccttcggggctcaacctccttgctggcacatccccctgtgtctggctctgataccatttgtaacggcccatacccgccgctagcatatattgtcctctttgggctttctctttcaagcttccctcaaggtttttaaatcgTGTCGGccaggaagaggttttcacacccttacaaagaatgcttcattctcctccccaaccaatgtggaatctcacaatccactctccttcagagccagcatcctcactggcactcgttcctttctccaatcaatgtgggaccctccaatccacccccttctgGGCTCAACCTCCTTCATGGCatatcgcccggtgtctagctcagataccatttgtaatggtccaagcccactgctagtagatgttgtcctctttggactttctctttcgggtttcccctcaaggtttttaaaatgcgtcgactagggagaagtttccacacccttgtaaagatgtgagatctcatagtTAGATACACAAACACATAAAAACACAAGATAGTAaatgtcaaaagaaaaataaccttTGGAGAGGAGTATCTCTCTCCCAGGTCCCACTAAAATGATCTACCACAAAACTAAGCTCCCTAAAACTTGTATTTCTTTAACCAAGACACCTCTAACTAATAACAACTATGTCCTTATTAATAACATACTAATCCCCCACGTAGGATCTATGTCCTTATAGAATTGAGTTGCTTTGAATGCTGcctattttagaaatttatgtaCTCCATCAATTATTGCAGGGAAGTTTTAAGTATCAACCTGGTCAAGTTAGAGCATTTGGGATGCTCGCTGGAGGCTCTGGCATTACACCCATGTATCAAGTAATGAAACAAACATTTCTTCTACAACACATTTTCCCTTATTCTTGGAATCTTGGCTCTATTTTGTTGTTTCATTGTCTCTtgtcatgttttaaaaacaagacaaaactCTCTCATTTTTACTTCTGTTCTAGGTTGCTCGGTCTATATTAGAAAACCCGAACGACAAGACAAAGATTCACCTTATTTATGCCAATGTTACACTTGAAGATATTCTTTTGAaggtaattattttctttgtttttttcttcaacttcttaCTTTCTTCCCGTTAGAAATACATAACAATACAATAATCACTTGTATTTGCAGGAGGAATTGGATCTTCTTGCCAAGAGATACCCTGATCGCTTCAAGATCTACTATGTCTTGAACCAGGTcagttaaaagtttataaaccTAGTATTAATCTAATACAATGGTACGAGGATACTAAGAACATATTAAATAACGACTTTAGAGTGTTTAATGTTACTACTAATGTTCTATGTACATTGAAATAGCCTCCGAAAGTTTGGGATGGCGGCGTCGGGTTTGTGTCTAAGGAAATGATTCGAGCGCATTGCCCTGCACCTGCCTCTGACATTCAGGTACTAggtttaaatcttattttggtCTCTAATCTTTGATGTTTATTGTTTTAGTTCCTTCGAAATGTGTTCCTAAACCTGTTACATTATAGTTACTTTTGATAAGTTATTTATGTAAAGTTTATGTGATATATGATAAGATTCGATAATTTAGGGACCATGATAGGATTTGAACTTCGAAACTTTCTTCATCGCACGACATCTATGATAGCTTCTAACTTTTTTCTCGAACCAATGTGTTTAGATTTTGCGGTGTGGTCCGCCGCCGATGAACAAGGCCATGGCTGCCCACCTTGATGCTCTTGGATATACACCTGAAATGCAGTTCCAGTTCTAGTTCATGGTGACTCTTCAATATTTGGTGATTTAAAGATGAGGACTTCAACTTTCattctaaaaatttagttGTATGAGTGAGCATCAAAGATGTGAACTATTATGTGTAACTTTTAAAACATGGCTGTGATTTCGCATTACAATTGATGTCAATAAAATGGGAATAATTTTCTTGCATTTgttataattacaaaaattgttGTAATGGTTAACTTCTTGACGCGTCTCTTAGGGGGATGTGGtcttagggagaggtttccacatccttgtaaagaatgtttcattctcctccccaaccgatatgagatctcacaatccacccctttcagaGACCAACGTCtgcactggcactcgttcctttctccaatcgatgtgggaccctccaatccacccccttcggaatccagcgtccttgttcgcacaccgccttgtgtccaccatttttagggctcaacctcctcgctggcacatcgccttgTGTCTGGTTCTTATACCATTCggaacagcctaagcccattgctagcagatattatcctctttgggcttttcctttcgaggtttcccttaaggtttttaaaacgcgtatgctagggaggggtttccacacccttataaggaatgctttgttcccttctccaaccaaatCTGGCACACGGCTGAaacttctttcattttttctgttttacCGGGACAGTTTTTCAAGGCAAAGAAGAATCATAAAGCAGATATTGCCTGCTTTGGTCTATTATGTATCGCCGtaagcctcacgattttaaaacacgtctattagggttagggagaagtttctacaccctcaTAAGAAATTCtatgttctcctctccaaccgatataagatttcaaaatccacctcccttgggtgGGGCAGCGTCTtagctggcacaccaccttgtgtctagctctaatgtcatttgtaacaacccaaatcaattgttagcagatattgcctgTTTTGGTCCATtatatatcgtcgtcagcctcgcaattttaaaatgcgtccaaaaaaaattagttcatAGAAATCAAATGCTACACATATCCATGATGTTAGGTCTTAGCCAAAATTATTTGACTATTGATTCGATGGATAATATCTCTTTTCATACGAGGTCGAAGATGAATTAGGTTTTTCTTAGAGTGATTCTCCAAGAACGTGTAATTCATAATTAgaacaataatatttcatatggaaACCATAATAACGCATAGTACACATATTaggttaatttattttgcaaCAGTTGGAGTATAGGGTACGAGATAGATACCATTAATTCCATATGTTTgtacaaaatcaataattgatACAAATCATGCTCGACTTTTTCTTCGTTGAGTTTTCAatgtttctctcttttaagTAATTTATACATTATTTCATCTCGTGTCAATACAAATTAGGTATCTCAGTATTCCAAATGTTTACGACAGATAACTTTTTTAAACATCATAAGTTATCTATCGACACATAGAGCTCAA
This portion of the Cucurbita pepo subsp. pepo cultivar mu-cu-16 chromosome LG08, ASM280686v2, whole genome shotgun sequence genome encodes:
- the LOC111800621 gene encoding NADH--cytochrome b5 reductase 1-like, which codes for MEILQALDAQVLIGLATALVAIVAGAFFLVSSRKSASRACLDPENFKEFKLVKRTKLSHNVAKFTFILPKTDSILGLPIGQHLSCRGKDSQGEEVIKSYTPVTLDSDVGYFELVIKMYPQGRMSHHFREMRMGDFLAVKGPKGSFKYQPGQVRAFGMLAGGSGITPMYQVARSILENPNDKTKIHLIYANVTLEDILLKEELDLLAKRYPDRFKIYYVLNQPPKVWDGGVGFVSKEMIRAHCPAPASDIQILRCGPPPMNKAMAAHLDALGYTPEMQFQF